From a region of the Bacteroidota bacterium genome:
- a CDS encoding DUF5106 domain-containing protein, which produces MNTKYKEKLLGCYSKIRSQFAIRTLCLFLISLFPYSLIPSHAQGYVIKGRIKGLHDTVCYFGNHYGAKQYVRDTARVDKNGNFVFKGNKKLEGGIYLIVPPSKKYFEMLIDKEQDFSFETDTSTKFVEHMKIKNSEDNSLFYKYLTYINEEGRKTEPFRKRITEIKKDSLAAISKKDSLKILQDKISAIDKEVLKYQDDFMKTHPASFLSVIFKAQRDVEIPEAPMLPNGRKDSTFQYKYYKAHYWDNLPLSDGRLLRTPIFHNKLKYYLDKIILQHPDSLNKELDWLVEQTKGDKEMFKYIVWYATTTYETSNIMGMDAVFVHMVDLYYATWKAYWVDSTQNQKIIHRGMTLKPLLIGKPAPVIIMQDSLDKNISLYEVKSKYTVLIFWDPDCGHCQKIVPKLKELYDSKLKAKGVAVYSVDIEHVDEKWKKFINDHKLNFINVHDKYSQYFLRELFDIYSTPVIYLLDEKKRIKAKRLDVEQLDGFIDHLEKIKEK; this is translated from the coding sequence ATGAATACAAAATACAAAGAAAAATTACTTGGCTGTTATTCGAAGATTCGCAGCCAATTCGCTATCCGCACTCTCTGCCTTTTTCTTATTTCCTTATTTCCTTATTCCCTTATTCCTTCTCACGCGCAAGGTTATGTAATCAAAGGAAGAATTAAAGGATTGCACGACACGGTTTGCTATTTCGGAAATCATTACGGAGCCAAGCAATATGTGAGAGACACCGCCAGGGTAGATAAGAACGGCAACTTTGTTTTCAAAGGAAATAAAAAATTAGAAGGAGGAATTTATCTCATTGTTCCTCCCAGTAAAAAATATTTTGAAATGCTCATTGACAAAGAACAGGATTTTTCTTTTGAAACCGATACCTCCACAAAATTTGTGGAGCACATGAAAATAAAAAACTCGGAAGACAATAGTTTGTTTTATAAATATCTCACCTATATAAATGAAGAAGGAAGAAAAACAGAGCCGTTCCGGAAAAGAATTACCGAAATAAAAAAGGACTCGCTTGCTGCCATCTCCAAAAAAGATTCGTTGAAAATTCTTCAGGATAAAATTTCAGCCATTGACAAAGAAGTGCTCAAGTACCAGGATGATTTCATGAAAACACATCCCGCTTCTTTCCTCTCGGTAATTTTTAAAGCCCAGCGCGATGTGGAAATTCCCGAAGCGCCCATGCTTCCGAATGGAAGAAAAGATTCTACCTTTCAATATAAATATTACAAAGCGCATTACTGGGATAACCTTCCATTGTCGGACGGGCGGCTGCTGCGCACACCTATTTTTCACAACAAACTGAAATATTATCTCGATAAAATTATTTTGCAGCATCCCGATTCGCTGAACAAAGAATTGGACTGGCTGGTGGAGCAGACAAAAGGCGACAAGGAAATGTTCAAGTACATTGTCTGGTACGCCACCACCACCTATGAAACTTCCAACATCATGGGAATGGATGCCGTGTTTGTTCACATGGTGGATTTATATTACGCAACATGGAAAGCATACTGGGTGGATTCCACGCAAAACCAAAAAATAATTCACCGCGGAATGACGCTGAAACCGCTGCTCATAGGCAAACCGGCTCCGGTTATCATCATGCAGGATTCGCTCGATAAAAATATTTCTCTCTATGAAGTGAAATCAAAATACACGGTTTTAATTTTCTGGGACCCCGATTGCGGACACTGCCAGAAAATTGTTCCCAAACTGAAAGAACTCTACGATTCAAAACTCAAGGCGAAAGGAGTTGCGGTGTATTCTGTGGACATTGAACATGTGGATGAAAAATGGAAAAAGTTCATCAACGACCATAAACTCAACTTCATTAATGTGCACGATAAATACTCGCAGTATTTTCTCCGCGAGTTATTTGATATTTACAGCACGCCCGTTATTTACCTTCTCGATGAAAAAAAACGCATCAAAGCCAAGCGCCTCGATGTTGAACAACTCGATGGCTTCATTGACCATCTGGAAAAGATAAAGGAGAAGTAA
- a CDS encoding CocE/NonD family hydrolase, with amino-acid sequence MLEVRGSTSNFKLQTSDSKRLFCISLISLFPYFLIPSSAQDSAWTVNNYYKMERMLPMRDGVKLFTSIYIPKDSSTKHPIMLTRTPYSCAPYGSAKFRDLWTRNTRVYLKEKYIIVIQDVRGRYMSEGEFEDIRPYNPKAHSSPNGGGQEGAVDEASDTYDAIDWLIKNIPTSNGNVGVSGISYPGFYSTMAALSGHPALKAVSPQAPVTDWFIGDDVHHKGAFFVMDDFDFDYFFGQPRPKPTSQDAKGFEYPTEDNYDFFLREGTLKNLTKHYMGDTMKFWQQEMNHSNYDEFWKKHTVTYSLYSVKPAMLLTGGLFDAEDLWGTWNVYKTIEKQSPSTVNKICMGPWSHGGWAKGDGSKLGNVQFGSKTSEWYFQNVELPFFNYYLKGENVPLNKGGKSEGQGDIPAEATIFITGENKWKTFSEWPPKNSEEKKIYLGEKDELSFTKPSAEKGFSEYVSDPAHPVPYTEDVHLHRTTAYMSDDQRFASRRSDVITFKTEPLKEEITLTGPVIADLFVSISTTDADFVVKLIDVFPDDFKYDTLKTKVTHDNKRNPKKEYPMGGYQMLVRAEIMRGKFRNSFEKAEAFVPNQISEVKYELPDVAHTFQKGHRIMVQIQSSWFPLADRNPQQFCDIYHCDEKDFVKSTIRIYHDAKNASSLLLPVLKKQ; translated from the coding sequence ATGTTAGAGGTTAGAGGTTCAACTTCAAACTTCAAACTTCAAACCTCTGACTCCAAACGGCTGTTTTGTATTTCCCTTATTTCCTTATTCCCTTACTTCCTTATCCCTTCCTCTGCGCAGGACTCTGCATGGACAGTAAATAATTATTACAAGATGGAACGAATGCTCCCCATGCGCGATGGAGTAAAACTTTTCACTTCCATTTATATTCCAAAAGATTCCTCCACCAAGCATCCCATCATGCTCACGCGCACGCCTTATTCCTGCGCGCCTTACGGCTCAGCCAAATTCAGAGACCTCTGGACAAGAAACACCCGGGTTTATCTCAAAGAAAAATATATTATAGTAATTCAGGATGTGCGCGGAAGGTATATGAGCGAAGGCGAGTTTGAAGATATAAGACCCTATAATCCAAAAGCCCATTCCTCCCCTAACGGGGGAGGTCAGGAGGGGGCAGTGGATGAAGCCAGCGATACGTATGATGCCATTGACTGGCTCATAAAAAATATTCCCACCAGCAACGGCAATGTGGGCGTGAGCGGAATTTCTTATCCCGGATTTTATTCCACCATGGCAGCGCTCAGCGGTCATCCCGCGCTGAAAGCCGTCAGCCCCCAGGCACCCGTCACCGATTGGTTCATTGGTGATGATGTGCATCACAAAGGCGCATTCTTCGTGATGGATGATTTTGACTTTGATTATTTCTTCGGGCAGCCGCGCCCCAAACCCACTTCGCAAGATGCAAAGGGCTTTGAGTATCCCACCGAAGACAACTATGATTTTTTTCTCCGCGAAGGCACACTGAAAAATTTAACGAAGCATTACATGGGCGATACCATGAAGTTCTGGCAGCAGGAAATGAATCATTCCAACTACGATGAGTTCTGGAAAAAGCACACGGTAACGTATTCCTTATATAGTGTAAAGCCCGCCATGCTCCTTACAGGCGGATTGTTTGATGCGGAAGATTTATGGGGCACGTGGAATGTGTATAAAACCATTGAGAAGCAAAGCCCGTCCACCGTAAATAAAATCTGCATGGGTCCCTGGTCTCATGGCGGATGGGCGAAAGGCGATGGAAGCAAACTCGGAAATGTTCAGTTCGGAAGCAAAACATCGGAATGGTATTTTCAGAATGTGGAACTTCCATTCTTCAATTATTATTTGAAGGGAGAAAATGTCCCCCTTAACAAAGGGGGAAAGTCCGAAGGACAGGGGGATATTCCGGCTGAAGCCACCATTTTCATTACCGGAGAAAACAAATGGAAAACATTTTCCGAATGGCCTCCGAAGAATTCGGAAGAGAAAAAAATTTATCTCGGTGAGAAAGACGAATTATCTTTTACCAAGCCCTCTGCCGAAAAAGGTTTTTCGGAATACGTGAGCGACCCCGCGCATCCTGTTCCCTATACCGAAGATGTTCACCTGCACCGCACCACTGCCTACATGAGCGATGACCAGCGCTTTGCCTCGCGAAGAAGCGATGTAATAACTTTCAAAACCGAACCGCTGAAAGAAGAGATAACATTAACAGGACCTGTGATTGCCGATTTGTTTGTAAGCATTTCCACCACCGATGCCGATTTTGTGGTGAAGTTGATTGATGTTTTCCCAGATGATTTCAAATACGATACTTTGAAAACAAAAGTTACCCATGATAACAAACGGAATCCGAAAAAAGAATACCCGATGGGCGGCTATCAAATGCTGGTGCGCGCAGAAATCATGCGCGGAAAATTCAGAAACAGTTTCGAGAAAGCCGAAGCGTTTGTTCCCAATCAGATTTCCGAAGTAAAATATGAATTGCCCGATGTGGCGCACACGTTTCAGAAAGGGCATCGCATCATGGTGCAGATTCAAAGCAGTTGGTTTCCGCTCGCTGACAGAAACCCCCAGCAGTTCTGCGATATTTACCATTGTGATGAAAAAGATTTTGTGAAATCAACCATCCGCATTTATCACGATGCGAAGAATGCTTCTTCATTATTACTTCCTGTTTTGAAAAAGCAGTAA
- a CDS encoding c-type cytochrome: MKTFFSFPKIIPAILACILCLFIFFTSCFKEKELKVNGSPAQPKLPAQPYQYFNGDNDLATLGRVLFYDRNLSLNNSISCGSCHKQAFAFADNHQFSKGLDNGLTGRNASTVLSSPEHNKFWDGRAANFDTAVFMPVMNKLEMHVFDLTILPPKLSMVSYYPDLFTKAYGTSEINVYRIRHALAAFAANLYSNNSKWDLQWQGIPLSPLEQQGLTVFEGKGRCYSCHNGGDFNGYVSDYENIGLEVIYADKGRARITGNSTDDGKFAVPTLRNIELTAPYMHDGRYNTLREVIDHYDNAIQDSKNLSWVFRDFPSVDTASVVPPNFSSFPVVKLNLTEDEKKALEAFLKTLTDVSFATDPKFSNPF; the protein is encoded by the coding sequence ATGAAAACATTTTTTTCATTTCCCAAAATCATCCCCGCCATCCTTGCTTGCATCCTTTGCCTGTTTATCTTTTTCACTTCCTGTTTCAAGGAAAAAGAATTAAAAGTGAACGGTTCTCCTGCTCAGCCCAAACTTCCCGCGCAGCCATATCAATACTTTAACGGAGATAATGACCTTGCCACTCTGGGAAGAGTTTTATTTTATGACCGCAACCTTTCGCTCAACAATTCCATTTCCTGCGGCTCGTGCCATAAACAGGCATTCGCTTTTGCCGACAACCACCAGTTCAGCAAAGGGCTGGATAACGGACTGACCGGAAGAAACGCTTCCACTGTTTTAAGTTCGCCAGAGCATAATAAATTCTGGGACGGAAGAGCGGCTAATTTCGATACCGCTGTGTTTATGCCCGTAATGAACAAACTCGAAATGCATGTTTTCGATTTGACTATTTTGCCGCCAAAACTTTCCATGGTTTCCTATTATCCCGATTTGTTTACCAAAGCATACGGCACTTCTGAAATCAATGTATACCGCATACGCCATGCGCTGGCTGCCTTTGCAGCAAATCTTTATTCGAACAACAGCAAATGGGATCTTCAATGGCAGGGGATTCCACTTTCACCGCTGGAACAACAGGGCTTAACTGTTTTTGAAGGCAAAGGAAGATGTTATAGTTGTCATAACGGAGGTGATTTCAACGGCTATGTTTCCGATTATGAAAACATAGGGCTGGAAGTGATTTATGCCGATAAAGGAAGAGCGAGAATCACCGGCAATTCAACTGACGATGGAAAATTTGCCGTGCCCACTTTGCGCAACATTGAACTCACTGCGCCTTACATGCACGATGGAAGATACAACACGCTGCGCGAAGTAATTGACCATTACGACAACGCCATTCAGGACAGTAAAAACTTAAGTTGGGTGTTCAGGGATTTTCCCAGTGTCGATACAGCCTCAGTTGTTCCTCCCAATTTCAGTTCATTTCCGGTGGTGAAATTAAATTTAACCGAAGATGAAAAGAAAGCCCTCGAAGCATTTCTGAAAACACTCACCGATGTGAGTTTTGCTACCGACCCTAAGTTTTCAAATCCGTTTTAG